GATACCGCCCTGCTGCGGAGAGGTCCAAAACCTCCTTTGTCACCTCCAGCGAGGCGATTTCCTCGCCATCCTCTCCTACTGTCACCAGGTGCCCCACGCTGCCGGAACGGTAGCGGTTCAAAAGCAAGGCGGCAAACCCATCCCCGCCCAGGTCATAGCCCCGCAGATAGGCGCTTGCGTAGGAATAGGTGTTCTGCACCTCTCCATTGGGGTCCGCTATGGTCAGGCAGGTGTCTGAGACTGTGAGAATCCGCCCGTCCTGCTCCGCGATAGCGGCCACCAACCCGTCTTCCACGTCGTAATCCGCCGCAGGCTCCACCTCTCCCGCTTTTTCCAGGTTATAGAGCACGATGTTGCTCACAAAGGTACCGGCCTCCTGCCCCAGCGTCACAGCGGCTAAGTGTTTTCCGTCAACAACGCAGGCGTCCGTCACAAAGCGCTCAGAGGACTTGAACTCAGAAACCAGCTCCAGGGAAGGGTCGTATACCCGTACCCAGCCCTTGCGGGTCTGCTTTTGAGAGGTTACTGTCAACCAGCCGTCCTCGCTGAGGTTGGCAGCGATCAGCGGCTCGGCCTCGTCGGCGCTCAGATGCATCAGCTCTCCGTCCCCGTCCAGAAGATACAGCTCGGTACCGCCCACGTCGTAGGCCACCGCCCGTTCCCCCGCTTGGACCAGCGCCGGCGCAGCGAAGTTCACCGCCTGGCTCCACACCTCTGTCCCCGATGGGCCCAGAATGCTGAGATTCGTGTTAGACAGCACCACCAGGTGCTCTCCCAGTGCC
This genomic window from Pusillibacter faecalis contains:
- a CDS encoding DUF5711 family protein, with product MADKQYDIWNDDDGETEAKKSRGSRRILFFGLVLALVLAVVLVAAYRDGTGFDALRRYFSYRNQTDGEQVVYPYEASSQNHFAALGEHLVVLSNTNLSILGPSGTEVWSQAVNFAAPALVQAGERAVAYDVGGTELYLLDGDGELMHLSADEAEPLIAANLSEDGWLTVTSQKQTRKGWVRVYDPSLELVSEFKSSERFVTDACVVDGKHLAAVTLGQEAGTFVSNIVLYNLEKAGEVEPAADYDVEDGLVAAIAEQDGRILTVSDTCLTIADPNGEVQNTYSYASAYLRGYDLGGDGFAALLLNRYRSGSVGHLVTVGEDGEEIASLEVTKEVLDLSAAGRYLAVLYTDSLVVYNEDLQAYATYEGTDYASGVLMRPDGSALMLSMESASLFLP